The following proteins are encoded in a genomic region of Bufo bufo chromosome 11, aBufBuf1.1, whole genome shotgun sequence:
- the HAX1 gene encoding HCLS1-associated protein X-1 codes for MSMFDLFRRFFHPPGMRDPFFGGMTQDDEDEEDDEGDGFFCRESPSWRGQAPFRDPFGFEDFFRDFNEMFADFGAMIPDAPRLPGVEPPAGGPGRSGGSLRDFMLKYPDSHLPRDQGPSTREGPHQPGWLPRWGDDGGTVPPEDTKQDKILDSEVSSRGLDSILRSKEPSPPSSSSYFRSVSVSRVMRPDGTVEERRTAQDSEGNTTTTVTVTSSGASDPYGGALSDAKDSSLIPHRSLPDLSDSQTILSRILQRFFSS; via the exons ATGAGTATGTTCGATCTGTTCAGGAGGTTCTTCCACCCTCCGGGGATGAG GGATCCGTTCTTCGGGGGGATGACACAGGACGATGAGGATGAAGAAGATGATGAGGGTGATGGTTTCTTCTGTCGGGAGTCGCCATCTTGGCGCGGTCAGGCCCCGTTTCGCGACCCTTTTGGATTTGAAGACTTTTTCCGTGATTTCAATGAAATGTTCGCAGATTTTGGGGCAATGATTCCAGATGCCCCCC GTCTTCCAGGGGTTGAGCCCCCCGCTGGCGGTCCAGGAAGATCTGGGGGCTCCTTACGAGACTTCATGCTGAAATATCCAGATTCCCACCTGCCCAGAGACCAGGGGCCCAGCACCAGGGAAGGACCCCACCAGCCAGGATGGCTGCCTAGATGG GGAGATGATGGCGGCACCGTCCCTCCTGAGGACACCAAGCAAGACAAAA TCCTGGACTCTGAGGTCTCTTCTCGCGGTTTGGATTCTATCCTGAGATCAAAGGAACCATCACCACCATCATCCTCCTCGTACTTCCGGAGCGTCTCCGTCTCCAGGGTGATGAGACCCGATGGG ACGGTGGAGGAGCGGAGAACCGCACAGGACAGCGAGGGTAATACGACTACCACCGTCACGGTGACCAGCAGCGGGGCGTCCGATCCTTACGGAGGGGCGCTCAGCG ACGCGAAGGATTCCTCCCTGATCCCACACAGATCCCTTCCAGATCTGTCTGACTCCCAGACGATCCTGAGCCGCATCCTGCAGCGATTCTTCTCCAGCTGA